Proteins from a single region of Bdellovibrio bacteriovorus HD100:
- a CDS encoding substrate-binding periplasmic protein: protein MDSRRFFLILVFLVVCQGHSTEAAGGIKFGFNSSNAPPLLFQFENQNTPIPTGGLIYEVSVAIGEELGGDYSIVRIPRKRIATNIINNKIDLICHNSVRWRHPFADGALWSKPLFTHTNVLVGLTTVPFVSPDQIKGTIGTVENYVYADLEDRFKSKELQRSDSPTIEVSIKKLLTGRVPYILLSDIEYTYFKSLYPSLQRSTFALDKTDIQCSLSKKSRLTLSRLNRAIDRLHEKQVFSKIVKRYSDPETTPKPVSYGLNSNDSPPFIHFDKTSEVDGTVRGGVFFDIALEIGKRIQRPINFVLLPRGRLDARLASGQIELVCYDTEAWAGQYAQQYHWSTPIFRQSDFIVGHQADPKVAKIRTLEDLKGKRIGAVLNFVYPALTPYFEDKSLEREDAGSGAANVEKLSVKRVPLILLNSLEYSYYKSKDSRLQKAPLEIDPVDVKCAVSKKSTLKIEEINLAIQDLVKTGRMQKIFAPSYRH, encoded by the coding sequence ATGGATTCTCGCCGCTTCTTCCTGATTCTTGTATTTCTTGTTGTTTGTCAGGGTCACTCCACTGAGGCCGCGGGCGGCATTAAGTTTGGCTTCAACTCGAGCAATGCTCCGCCATTACTTTTTCAGTTTGAAAATCAGAACACACCTATTCCCACCGGCGGCTTGATTTACGAAGTCTCCGTCGCCATTGGCGAAGAACTGGGGGGCGACTATTCCATCGTCCGCATCCCCCGCAAGCGCATCGCCACGAACATCATCAACAACAAGATCGATCTGATCTGCCACAACAGTGTGCGCTGGCGCCATCCCTTTGCTGACGGTGCCTTGTGGAGCAAACCCCTGTTCACGCACACCAATGTCCTGGTGGGCCTGACAACTGTTCCCTTCGTCTCACCCGATCAAATAAAGGGCACCATCGGCACCGTGGAAAATTATGTGTACGCGGACCTCGAAGACCGCTTTAAATCCAAGGAGCTGCAAAGAAGTGACAGCCCCACGATCGAAGTCAGCATAAAAAAACTGCTGACCGGAAGGGTGCCCTACATCCTTCTGAGTGACATTGAATACACCTATTTCAAAAGCCTCTATCCCAGCCTGCAAAGAAGCACCTTCGCGCTGGATAAAACTGACATCCAGTGTTCTCTTTCAAAAAAGTCCCGCCTGACTTTAAGTCGTCTGAATCGCGCAATCGATCGCCTGCATGAAAAGCAGGTTTTCAGCAAAATCGTCAAGCGTTACTCTGATCCGGAGACCACTCCCAAACCGGTTTCTTACGGCCTGAACAGCAACGACTCTCCGCCATTCATTCATTTTGACAAAACCTCCGAGGTCGATGGGACCGTGCGCGGCGGAGTCTTTTTTGACATCGCCCTGGAGATCGGAAAAAGAATTCAGCGCCCCATCAACTTCGTGCTGCTTCCGCGGGGACGCCTGGATGCGCGTCTGGCGTCCGGGCAGATAGAGCTGGTCTGCTATGACACCGAGGCCTGGGCTGGGCAATACGCCCAGCAATACCACTGGAGTACCCCGATTTTCCGACAAAGCGATTTCATCGTGGGACATCAGGCGGATCCCAAAGTCGCCAAGATCCGCACGCTCGAGGATTTGAAGGGAAAACGCATCGGGGCGGTCTTGAATTTTGTCTATCCGGCCCTGACACCTTATTTCGAGGATAAGAGTCTGGAGCGCGAAGACGCCGGCTCGGGCGCCGCCAACGTGGAAAAGCTGAGCGTGAAACGTGTGCCACTGATTCTTTTAAACAGCCTGGAATACAGCTATTACAAAAGCAAGGATTCCCGACTGCAGAAAGCCCCGCTGGAAATTGACCCGGTGGATGTGAAGTGCGCCGTTTCAAAGAAGTCCACCCTGAAAATTGAAGAGATCAACCTTGCGATTCAGGATCTGGTGAAAACAGGCCGCATGCAAAAAATATTTGCCCCTTCTTATCGACACTGA